From one Burkholderia latens genomic stretch:
- a CDS encoding peptidylprolyl isomerase, with protein sequence MNRLSNGRTVAMQSNLSARLRKLGAALFAAALCCTVATHAYALNKAAKKPVDATAAMPADAVASVNGVPIAQAQIDEAVRASKAPDTPALRAALKNQLIARELFRQAALKQHYDTKPQVVAAVEQAKALAMTQAYLRDQVKPAPVTDADVKARYDAIVATLGDNEYKPSVIAVNDADTAKQIIARLRKGEDFGKLAQQFSKGPAAAQGGALNWISFKTPIEAGHTQNWPQPLAEALVKLPQGGLTREPVQVGDVYWIVRADDKRPTQVPTFDQAKDTLRQQLEQVAMEKATAQVVADLIRGARIQQ encoded by the coding sequence ATGAATCGCCTGTCGAACGGCCGCACGGTCGCGATGCAATCGAATCTGTCGGCGCGCTTGCGCAAGCTCGGCGCCGCGCTTTTCGCCGCGGCGCTGTGCTGCACCGTGGCGACGCACGCATACGCGCTGAACAAGGCGGCGAAGAAACCCGTGGACGCAACCGCCGCCATGCCCGCCGATGCGGTCGCGAGCGTCAACGGCGTGCCGATCGCGCAAGCGCAGATCGACGAAGCGGTGCGCGCGTCGAAAGCGCCCGATACGCCCGCGCTGCGGGCGGCGCTGAAGAATCAGCTGATTGCGCGCGAGCTGTTTCGCCAGGCGGCGCTGAAGCAGCACTACGACACGAAGCCGCAGGTCGTGGCCGCGGTCGAGCAAGCGAAGGCGTTGGCGATGACGCAGGCATACCTGCGCGATCAGGTGAAGCCGGCGCCGGTTACGGACGCAGACGTGAAGGCGCGTTACGACGCGATCGTCGCGACGCTCGGCGACAACGAATACAAGCCGAGCGTGATCGCCGTGAACGACGCGGACACCGCGAAGCAAATCATTGCGCGGCTCAGGAAGGGCGAGGACTTCGGCAAGCTCGCGCAGCAGTTCAGCAAGGGTCCGGCCGCCGCACAAGGCGGCGCGTTGAACTGGATCTCGTTCAAGACGCCGATCGAAGCCGGCCACACGCAGAACTGGCCGCAGCCGCTTGCCGAAGCTCTCGTGAAGCTGCCGCAGGGCGGCCTGACGCGCGAGCCGGTGCAGGTCGGCGACGTGTACTGGATCGTGCGCGCCGACGACAAGCGCCCGACGCAGGTGCCGACGTTCGATCAGGCAAAAGACACGCTGCGACAGCAGCTCGAGCAGGTCGCGATGGAGAAGGCAACCGCACAGGTGGTCGCGGATCTGATTCGCGGCGCGCGCATTCAGCAGTAA